CGGTTTCATTCCCTCTGCCTCCCCCAGAAGACAGCTTCCTTTTCTTGGAGCGCCTCGCAGGACCCCTGCTCCTCGGGAGAAGCTGTCGCTACAAAGAGCCAAAGAAACAACGAAGTTTCTCTATCCAGAAGGAATACGAGACTTGGCATACCGCGGTTTTCTGAAGGTCTACCGGAAAACACTTGGTTTTTGTTTGCTCCAGATTAACTGTTGATCCCTTTCTCGTTCCCACACTACCTTAGTTGCATGCGTAGATCCGATTGAGCTCCCGCGCATGAGCTATTCTGTCTTAGAACTGCTTGTTTCTCGTTAAACGATGGCATCTTTGTGTTGTGTGATAGGCTGCCACCTCGTCGATGACTTCTCCTCTCCGAGTTTTATTCAAGGACGCGAGGTGCGGATTTCACTTCTCTTTAGGAACTTCCGCCGATATTTCAACTCGTTGGATTCCGTCTTATCGGTTGTCTGTTCTTGGTTATCAATGCACGACACAGGCATGCTTTTAGATTGGATGAGCTTGGGATGGAGATCATGAGGATCGCCTTCCCTGCGGCACTTGCGCTGATGGCTGATCCCGTTGCATCTCTAATCGATACTGCCTTCATTGGTCACATTGGTCAGTTCGAGCTTTCGTTTATGTCATTTCATCGAGATTTGCCCCGTCTTTTCATGCTGTAATTTTAGTGTGTATTTGTCTTAGCGCGGAAATCTACAGGTCAGTGTTTTTCTTGTCAATAATTTCTTTCTTCTTTACTTCGATATCTGTTGTgtcattttctttcttcttctctacttCGATAGCAGCGGCAACGGATGGCTATATGATTTCTGAGAAAACAATAACAAAAATAGTCCTAAAACAGATGCAAAAGAGAAATTAAAGAGTAAAGGAAGATGATAAATTGTACCTTTGTTTAAAGGTTTTGGAAGGCTTGTAAGAATGTGTCGCAAGTATGTATCTGTGGGGAGAGGAGGGAAGCCAGAAGAAAGTAGACAAAAAGAGAAACGCGGGctagaaaagaaaaaagtgtGGACTAAAAAATATGTGTATCTTTCCTTCAATTGCTTAATAATCGTGGTAAGATATTTATGTGCATCTTTTCTTGTCATTCCTTAATAATTgtggtctatatatatatatagaaaatttaTGCTTATAGATTGTCCTCTCACTATTTATGCTTGTCGAGATTCCCTGACTCAACATAAtgtcaacccttataagcacctcTTGAGCCATAAGTGGATGGGGGGTTTAATACCTTTAGTTTACTCGAGTTTACAAAATGAGTAAAAGTTAAGTTGGTTGCATCCATGAGAAACAAGTTATGAACTCTATGTTGAGGAACCTCATCACCCACTTTGGGATCTTGTAATCAATAATCATTAACAGCATGATTTGGTTCAATAATACCAAAGAGCTTTTCCAATTCTATTTAATTTAGCTAAAGTTTAGTTTAGTGGCTCACCCGCATATTAGTGACATGGCTAAGGTGACTAACTAGACTATCCTCGAGGGACTACAAAAATAGGTTATCAATACTAATGACACTTGGATAGGTGAGCTACTTAGCATCTTACAAGCTTCCCAAACAATTATCAAGACCAGTTCGAGAGAGTCTCCATTTAGCCTAGCTTTTGATACTCAGGTTATTTTACCACTCGAGATCATTTTTTCGATACCTTAGATCAATAATTTCGATAAGGTAGTTTTCGAGGAAGAACTTCAAGTCGACCTCAACTTGATTAGCGAGGTCATAATCAAGGCATACCTAAGGATGCTAAGGTATAAGAAGGCAATATTCAAGACTCTACAAGAGGTGCTCACCCTTCAAATTGGAGTTAACAACCTAGTCCTTCGTGAGGCCAAGGTCAAGGTCAATGACTCGACTCATTCCTAAGAAAAGCTAAAACATATTAACTCAATATAGCTAGAGGAATCGTACTCTCCCAAACATGACATATTATAAATCTAAGACACGTCTCAATGATAAGGTGTCACGCAACTTAATATCAAGCGAGCAAGCATCTTGGATATCGAgtgtaataaaaaaaattgacacaAGCTATAAAAATAAAGTTTCATTAATCAAAGCAAAGATTATACTATACTATACTCCCAAAATGAGACATCgatatataaaaaacaaataaaacTAAAAGACCAGATTTGACAGTTAGGTCTATGGACTCAAACTGCAAATTGATCAAGATTGTTACTGAAGGAGTCCTTGAGTGCTATTGGtctttctcatatatatatataagagttatCTTGTTCTTCAGTTTGTGCTATATGGTTCTTCTGACCTCTTAGTTATAAGAGAATTGGTTGGTTGATACCGTCCAAAATATCTCCATAGTCTCAACTGATGATCAGTGCAAACAACATTCGTGCTGTTTGTTGTGTTTTTATGATGTAATTATGTCCATGAGGATATTAAGTATTAAGTTCACATTTTCGTCAATCTTTTTACAGGTCCAGTGGAGCTTGCAGCTGTAGGCGTGTCTATTGCAGTGTTCAATCAAGTATCAAGAATTGCTATCTTTCCTATTGTCAGTGTCACGACATCCTTTGTTGCTGAGGAAGATGCCACCAGCAAAATAGCAAGTGGAGATCCTGAAAGTGGAGAATGCCAGGGGTCTTTTTCTGAGGATAGTGAAATGAAAGAATTGATGCCTTGCACTGGTAGGTGATGTCAAGTGTTTGGTCTCTTCCGAATCATGCATCTTCTTGCTAAAATAGAACACAAAGTTTCACAAAATTTACATCAGAGTTACCTCAGGGTTGATGCATTGCCtacaattttattttcagatcatGATGAACATGAGTATACCTCGCCTTTCTCATCGAATAAATCTGCTACTATGACTGAAGTTGAGGACCGCAAACGGATTCCATCTGCCTCTTCAGCATTAGTAGTTGGTGGTGTACTTGGTGTTCTCGAAACACTATTCCTGAATTTTGGAGCAAAACCCATTTTGATCTTTATGGGTGTGAAACATGTAAGCATCTGTTCTTCTCTTCTACAGGTTGCCTGCTTCATGACCAAGTTGTCATCTTTTCATTGATTGGTTTTAAGATGGCAAAAAATCATGATAGCCTTGAAAACTTTGCCAGCAAGTTAGTATTTATTCTCATCAAGATGGAATGTTGTCTATATGCGAATAATggttatttatataattttgggCAACAAACTTCTATTTTTACATGATAATGGTGTATTGGTGTGACCACAAAATGTAGTAACAAAAACTATTTTGATTAACATAGTTAGAAACGGTCACTTAAAAATAAGGCTATGTACATTGACTCTCCTTAGATCTTGTAGTAACAAAAACTACTAGATATGCCCTTTTTAATTGTAATAGTCGAAAAGATTATTTAGATTTGTTCGGCTGCACccacattccttttttttttcttttttactatcGTGCATATGGGGTTTCTGTGGCAATGAACTCTATGTAATGGCTAAATCTAAGATAACTGGTTTATATATCCTACAGTTTAACACATATATATTGTTCTGTAGTGGAAATTGCTATCATGTTTTGAGGCAATACATTTTAATATCAATTAAACTTAATATAACTCCAGAATTGAATtgtttaacaagtcatttagattCTTCTGATGAGAAAACCAAAAGAAATGACAGATCAGATAATTTAACTTCACTTTGACTTTAATTAATCAAATATGTCTCATAATATTTATGCCAAACTATCAAGGCAGGAAAGAGTATCTCTGAGCATCCATGTTATAGGACCATTCCAAATTACTCCATTTTTGTGCATGGAACACTTATAGATGAACTATAGTTATAAATGCTGAGACAAGTGAATCTTCGACctgaatattttataatttctttGGATTGATAGAATTTGTGCCCCACCATTTTTgagagaatattatatatatgtgttaTATGCACACACACTAAAAATTCACTGATTCTGTCATTCTGAGCAATTGCCTAAAAAATGAATGCTTAAAGGGAAAACATGAAACTCACAGTTGTTTCCAACATATTAATTGTGAATGCAGTCATTGTACTGATCTAGAATGGGCTTATTGTATACTCGGACATAAAGGACTGGAAAAGTTTATCCTCGTGAATGAGCAGTGACATCTGATGGAAAAATCATATATCATGAAGATTCCCATAATATAGTTGGAAACAACAGTTGAGTTGGAGTTATCCATGGTTGAGGCTCTGAAAAAGTCTGATAAATTCTGTTTTATTAGTTCTAATTTCTAACATCATATATCTCGAGATATGTAGTTTTTATGCATGACTTAGCGATACTCCATTGTAaactttattgttattattattattattattattattatttttatatgctgATGCTTTTGCATTTCATTCCAAATTTATTTGATAAGAACTGTGCCTATACAATAACAGTGCATATTTGTTGATAGGATTCCCCTATGTTGACACCAGCATGTGAGTACTTAACATTGCGATCTCTTGGCGCCCCTGCTGTTCTATTGTCTTTGGCTATGCAAGGAGTTTTTCGTGGAATCAGGGACACAGAAACTCCTCTTTATGCCACTGGTATGACAACTTATAAGTAGGTTTGGTTGTGCTATAACTTATAAATGTCTTGCTCATGGTTTATATGGATGTTCATTGATGCTTAAAATAAATTCTCACCACTGTGAAACCTGTCTCACAATTGATCATAACAAATTTGGTTTAATTTTTCATGATCAATGGATATCACAAGTATAAGGCAAGcccataaaaaaattattcatgcaTTCATAATCGTCATTTGGTGTGAAGCAGCTGATTTTTGGCATTCATTATTTCGGCAAACTACTAGTTCTGTAAAGAAATATATTGCTGGAACTTCTCAGCTgttagttttgtttcttgaatgaTCAACTAATATTGTGTCTTCTTGACTGACCCAGTGGCTGGAGATGCAGCCAATATAATCTTGGATCCAATATTCATATTCTTGTTTCGATTAGGCGTTGGTGGTGCCGCGATTGCTCATGTTATTTCTCAGTAAGTACCATCTTGTTGCTCTCTACACTTGTGCAGAGTGCTGGTAAGTTTACCCAGCATCctctgtcatcgaagaaacattaatatcatccttttttttatttcattatattcTGCAGATACTTAATTGCATTCATGCTTTTGTGGAAATTACTGAGACAAGTCGATGTCTTGCCTCCCAGTATCAAAAATCTGCAGTTTGGTCGGTTCCTAAGAGATGGTAAGTAGTTCCTTGAATAAACATATCATGTTTAATATCATACTTTTCTTTATGTATCCTGTACATTTGTCAACTGTATCTCTAAAGCCACTGCTGGCTATCTTGTGTCTTTTTTCTGCTACACAAAAGAAATCAGTGGCACTTGTTTCAGTAGAAAGCCGCATTTAAGGAATAGTGAGATCATGCATTTCACATACGTGAATTAGTATCTTTTCTGCCATGATTTGGTTGCTTCTTAGAATTTGACTTATACTTTGCCTAGGCAGGATGTCAAATAAGTAATTAGCATGATATGCTGCTTCCTTTAGGATGTTGAAGGCTCCGAGATGTCAATTTATTCCTGTCCATACTATTGATGTTTTCAGAGCTGCAAGATATTAATCTGTGCTGGTTTCAGGTCTTCTATTGCTTGTACGGGTGATCGCTGTGACGTTCTGTGTGACACTAGCAGCATCGATGGCTGCACGTCAGGGATCAGTCCCTATGGCT
Above is a genomic segment from Musa acuminata AAA Group cultivar baxijiao chromosome BXJ3-4, Cavendish_Baxijiao_AAA, whole genome shotgun sequence containing:
- the LOC135635676 gene encoding protein DETOXIFICATION 42-like; this encodes MTSPLRVLFKDARHAFRLDELGMEIMRIAFPAALALMADPVASLIDTAFIGHIGPVELAAVGVSIAVFNQVSRIAIFPIVSVTTSFVAEEDATSKIASGDPESGECQGSFSEDSEMKELMPCTDHDEHEYTSPFSSNKSATMTEVEDRKRIPSASSALVVGGVLGVLETLFLNFGAKPILIFMGVKHDSPMLTPACEYLTLRSLGAPAVLLSLAMQGVFRGIRDTETPLYATVAGDAANIILDPIFIFLFRLGVGGAAIAHVISQYLIAFMLLWKLLRQVDVLPPSIKNLQFGRFLRDGLLLLVRVIAVTFCVTLAASMAARQGSVPMAAFQICLQIWLATSLLADGLAVAGQAILASAFARRDHSGATSAASRVLQWGMVLGLLLCFILGIGLQFASKLFTKDAKVLQLVHVGIPFVALTQPMNALAFVFDGINYGASDFAYAAYSMVLVAIVSIVFLIILSSSHGFVGIWIALTIYMSLRMLAGFWRIGTGTGPWTFLWS